A region of Halalkaliarchaeum desulfuricum DNA encodes the following proteins:
- a CDS encoding uracil-xanthine permease family protein — protein sequence MTEETSGETSGEIELSYELEEKPPLPKSILLGIQHVSVMIVPSTAVAFIVAGAIGLGTGDTAYLVQMVLLFAGLATIVQAYGIGPVGAKLPIVMGTSFTFVGAAIAVGGEHGLGAVFASLAITGIVVEGIIGWQFDRIKPYFPPLVTGLIVVVIGLYLIPVGMDYSAGGVGAEDYGSMLNLALASLVLGIAVLFNLFLKGIWRLLSIIIGIAVGYVVAAALGIVDFSPIFEASWFAIPRPGEFGFVIEPIAIITFGFLFLVSAMETVGDMAGITAAEGRNPTRDEFRGGIFADGIMSSIGALFSSFPVTSFSQNVGIVNFTGVMSRWVVLIGGIVLAVLGLIPKIGATVAATPDPVFGGAVLIMVAMVAASGMRLIFLNVEMNRRNMVIIATAIGLGLGVAVRPDALQGLPQAAQTFFGEAVIMTALSGLILNTFVPGESSPLFDKPEDTEDPTLAD from the coding sequence ATGACAGAAGAGACCAGCGGCGAAACGAGTGGAGAGATAGAACTGTCATACGAATTGGAGGAGAAGCCGCCGTTACCCAAATCGATACTGCTGGGAATCCAGCACGTTTCGGTGATGATCGTTCCGTCGACGGCGGTGGCGTTCATCGTTGCCGGCGCGATCGGACTGGGAACCGGCGATACAGCGTACCTCGTCCAGATGGTGCTGCTGTTCGCCGGTCTCGCGACGATCGTTCAGGCGTACGGTATCGGGCCGGTCGGGGCGAAGCTCCCGATCGTCATGGGGACGAGCTTTACTTTCGTCGGCGCTGCCATCGCCGTCGGTGGCGAACACGGTCTCGGAGCTGTGTTCGCCTCGCTTGCGATTACGGGAATCGTCGTCGAGGGGATCATCGGCTGGCAGTTCGACCGAATCAAACCGTACTTCCCGCCGCTGGTGACCGGCCTGATCGTGGTCGTGATCGGGCTGTATCTCATCCCGGTCGGGATGGACTACTCCGCGGGCGGTGTCGGAGCCGAGGACTACGGTTCGATGCTGAACCTCGCGCTCGCCTCGCTGGTGTTGGGTATCGCCGTCCTGTTCAACCTCTTCTTGAAGGGGATCTGGCGGCTGTTGAGCATCATTATCGGGATCGCGGTCGGCTACGTCGTCGCTGCTGCGCTCGGCATCGTCGACTTCAGCCCGATCTTCGAGGCGTCCTGGTTCGCGATTCCGCGCCCCGGCGAGTTCGGGTTCGTGATCGAGCCGATCGCGATAATCACCTTCGGGTTCCTGTTCCTCGTGTCCGCGATGGAGACGGTCGGAGACATGGCCGGCATTACTGCAGCCGAGGGACGTAACCCGACACGGGATGAGTTCCGCGGCGGCATCTTTGCCGACGGTATCATGAGTTCGATCGGCGCGCTGTTCAGTTCGTTCCCGGTGACGTCCTTCTCACAGAACGTCGGGATCGTCAACTTCACCGGCGTGATGAGCCGCTGGGTCGTCCTTATCGGCGGCATCGTGCTGGCTGTACTCGGCCTGATCCCCAAGATCGGTGCCACCGTCGCGGCGACGCCGGACCCCGTGTTCGGCGGCGCCGTGCTGATCATGGTCGCCATGGTGGCCGCAAGCGGGATGCGGCTGATCTTCCTGAACGTGGAGATGAACCGGCGGAACATGGTCATCATCGCGACGGCCATCGGACTCGGCCTCGGCGTCGCCGTCCGTCCGGACGCGCTGCAGGGGCTCCCCCAGGCAGCACAGACGTTCTTCGGAGAGGCCGTCATCATGACTGCACTGTCCGGGCTGATCCTCAATACGTTCGTGCCCGGCGAGTCGAGCCCGCTGTTCGACAAACCCGAGGACACTGAGGATCCGACCCTGGCAGATTAG
- a CDS encoding LLM class flavin-dependent oxidoreductase, whose protein sequence is MSDTKRVSDRGDRVGIYLQDKRPLEENLELVQYAEQQGFDEVWQAESRLARDAITPMGAYAAVTDDIKIGAGVINNWTRNTALIAQTMSTLEELAGRDRILCGIGAWWEPLASKVGVDRRKPLRAMRETVEVTKRLLEMENVTYDGEFVNVEDIELDVVHGDTGPRSVPVYVGGTGFKMLELTGHFADGALLNYLVSPEYNQKALDALENGAERGGRSLEDIDRPQLVVCSMDHDADKALDNARELITQYLGQQPHIMKASGVSQDLIDEVGEAIGGWPADADDIEKGMDLIPDEVVHKLTASGTPEQCREKVREYAENGCQCPVLYPLGEDRELMIDEFADGYM, encoded by the coding sequence ATGAGCGACACCAAGAGAGTCAGCGACAGAGGCGATCGAGTCGGGATCTACCTCCAGGACAAGCGGCCGTTGGAGGAGAACCTCGAATTGGTTCAGTATGCAGAACAGCAGGGGTTCGACGAGGTCTGGCAGGCGGAGTCCAGGCTCGCCCGGGACGCGATCACCCCGATGGGGGCCTACGCCGCCGTCACTGACGACATCAAGATCGGTGCCGGGGTCATCAACAACTGGACCCGCAACACCGCCTTGATCGCCCAGACGATGAGTACGCTCGAGGAACTGGCCGGCCGCGACCGGATCCTCTGTGGGATCGGCGCCTGGTGGGAACCGCTGGCGTCGAAAGTCGGCGTCGACCGACGCAAACCGCTGCGCGCGATGCGGGAAACCGTCGAGGTGACGAAGCGTCTCCTCGAGATGGAGAACGTCACCTACGACGGGGAGTTCGTGAACGTCGAGGACATCGAACTCGATGTCGTCCACGGCGACACCGGCCCCCGCTCGGTTCCGGTGTACGTCGGCGGGACCGGCTTCAAGATGCTCGAACTGACGGGTCATTTCGCCGACGGGGCATTGCTGAACTACCTGGTGAGTCCGGAATACAACCAGAAAGCCCTCGACGCGCTCGAAAACGGTGCCGAACGCGGCGGCCGATCGCTGGAAGACATCGACCGCCCGCAACTGGTCGTCTGTTCGATGGATCACGACGCCGACAAGGCACTGGACAACGCCCGGGAGCTCATCACCCAGTATCTCGGTCAGCAGCCCCACATCATGAAAGCCAGCGGCGTGAGCCAGGACCTCATCGACGAGGTAGGGGAGGCGATCGGCGGGTGGCCGGCGGACGCCGACGACATCGAGAAGGGGATGGATCTCATTCCGGACGAGGTCGTCCACAAACTCACCGCCAGCGGTACCCCCGAACAGTGCCGCGAGAAGGTCCGGGAGTACGCCGAGAACGGCTGTCAGTGTCCGGTCCTCTACCCGCTGGGCGAGGATCGCGAACTGATGATCGACGAGTTCGCCGACGGCTACATGTAA
- a CDS encoding dihydroorotase, which translates to MADLLVTDARIVDPSGVTKGDIVIENGRITAVGPTAARECAGDPERLDADGMVAIPGVVDVHNHMHDDELFPADIDFASETASAVAGGVTTVVELPTQTPVTTPEAVRQKRDDCEQLAHVDFGLVAGNFEDADVDVAEIIAEGTRDFKTFTAEPYLAEDREIVELLSAVGEAGGKVRVHCETQGILDHARAQIDGDDPGVYMDSRPVEAELDAIGRMGWFAEYADCPLHVVHVSSGSGAREGARFKSRAEVPVTLETCPHYLAFSKEDVEELGPFLKVNPSLKSPAEVDRLWDALADGTIDLVASEHFPTHRAERERGWENIWEPYAGLPSIETMLEFLASEGVRDGPLSWQRLLELVCARPAREAGLYPQKGSLLPGTDADVVLLREEPYEVTASKLAFVGGWTPYEGREWSHRVDTVIAGGEVAARDHEVLSDPGDGEFIERGPIR; encoded by the coding sequence ATGGCTGACCTGCTCGTCACCGACGCGCGGATCGTCGACCCGTCGGGAGTAACGAAGGGAGATATTGTGATCGAAAACGGGAGGATCACTGCAGTCGGTCCGACTGCGGCACGGGAGTGTGCTGGCGACCCCGAGCGCCTCGACGCCGACGGAATGGTCGCGATTCCCGGGGTCGTCGACGTTCACAATCACATGCACGACGACGAGCTTTTTCCCGCAGACATCGACTTCGCCTCCGAGACGGCGAGCGCCGTCGCCGGCGGGGTGACTACCGTCGTCGAACTCCCGACCCAGACGCCGGTGACGACACCCGAAGCGGTCCGGCAGAAACGAGACGACTGCGAACAGCTTGCCCACGTCGATTTCGGGCTCGTGGCGGGGAACTTCGAGGACGCCGACGTCGACGTCGCGGAGATCATTGCGGAAGGGACCAGGGATTTCAAGACCTTCACGGCGGAGCCGTACCTCGCCGAGGACCGCGAAATCGTCGAACTCCTCTCTGCGGTCGGCGAAGCAGGGGGGAAGGTCCGCGTTCACTGTGAGACACAGGGTATACTCGATCACGCACGAGCACAGATCGACGGCGACGATCCGGGCGTGTACATGGACTCTCGCCCAGTGGAGGCAGAACTGGACGCGATCGGCCGGATGGGATGGTTCGCCGAATACGCCGACTGTCCGCTTCACGTGGTCCACGTCTCCAGCGGTAGCGGCGCCCGGGAGGGCGCGCGGTTCAAATCCCGGGCGGAGGTCCCGGTGACACTCGAGACGTGTCCCCACTATCTGGCGTTCTCTAAGGAGGACGTCGAGGAGCTGGGTCCGTTTTTGAAGGTGAATCCGAGCTTGAAGTCGCCTGCCGAGGTAGATCGGCTCTGGGATGCCCTCGCGGACGGGACGATCGACCTCGTGGCGAGCGAACACTTCCCGACTCACCGTGCGGAACGAGAACGGGGGTGGGAAAACATCTGGGAGCCGTACGCCGGGCTCCCGAGCATCGAGACGATGCTGGAGTTCCTCGCGAGCGAAGGCGTCCGGGACGGGCCGCTCTCCTGGCAGCGGCTGCTGGAGCTCGTGTGCGCTCGCCCGGCACGCGAGGCGGGACTGTACCCGCAGAAAGGGTCGCTCCTACCCGGCACGGACGCCGACGTTGTTTTGCTTCGGGAGGAACCGTACGAGGTAACCGCCTCGAAGCTTGCCTTCGTCGGCGGGTGGACGCCCTACGAGGGCAGAGAGTGGAGTCACCGAGTAGACACGGTCATCGCGGGCGGAGAGGTCGCCGCCAGGGATCACGAGGTGCTGTCCGACCCAGGTGACGGTGAGTTCATCGAGCGGGGACCGATCCGATAA